The following proteins are co-located in the Acidimicrobiales bacterium genome:
- a CDS encoding LLM class flavin-dependent oxidoreductase: MTRLGVTVPVEDGLSAPRLVELMATAEQLGYHTALCGEVAGVEVPAILAAAAGATETIRLGSGIVGTTTRPATLTAMAFATLSSLAPGRIVAGLGASSPIVVGRWHGLPFDRPLTTTREFIDIFRAAMSGEKVDYDGEMLHSHGFRLAMQPGGDVPVWLAAINDRMLQLAGASADGVFLTWCPPDEVATKLEQVAIGAESAGRSVDDLEVILSFWCYAGDRPEVAIERMRRSVLAYAMVPTHQHAFVNAFPGLAAAADAWAEGDRKTALAHVGDDVVNHFCAIGTEAVAERVAAYHAAGVDTPLLLLTGAEVGDDSGPEATMRALAPTT, from the coding sequence GTGACGCGTCTGGGGGTGACGGTTCCCGTCGAGGACGGGCTGTCCGCGCCGCGGCTCGTGGAGTTGATGGCGACCGCCGAGCAACTCGGCTACCACACCGCGCTGTGCGGTGAAGTGGCCGGCGTCGAGGTTCCTGCGATCCTCGCCGCAGCCGCAGGTGCGACGGAGACCATCCGCCTGGGCTCGGGGATCGTCGGGACGACCACCCGCCCGGCGACGCTGACCGCCATGGCGTTCGCGACGCTCTCGTCGCTGGCTCCGGGGCGGATCGTGGCCGGTCTCGGTGCGTCGAGTCCGATCGTCGTCGGGCGCTGGCACGGGCTTCCCTTCGACCGGCCACTCACGACGACTCGGGAGTTCATCGACATCTTCCGCGCGGCCATGTCGGGGGAGAAGGTCGACTACGACGGCGAGATGCTCCACTCGCACGGCTTCCGCCTGGCGATGCAGCCCGGCGGAGACGTGCCGGTGTGGCTCGCCGCGATCAACGACCGGATGCTGCAACTCGCCGGCGCCAGCGCCGACGGCGTGTTCCTCACCTGGTGCCCGCCCGACGAGGTGGCCACCAAGCTCGAACAGGTCGCCATCGGCGCCGAGTCGGCGGGACGCTCGGTCGACGATCTCGAGGTCATCTTGTCGTTCTGGTGCTACGCCGGGGACCGCCCCGAAGTGGCCATCGAGCGGATGCGACGGTCCGTACTCGCCTACGCCATGGTGCCCACTCACCAGCATGCGTTCGTGAACGCGTTCCCGGGGCTGGCGGCAGCGGCCGACGCCTGGGCCGAGGGGGATCGCAAGACGGCACTGGCCCACGTCGGCGACGACGTCGTCAACCATTTCTGTGCCATCGGAACCGAGGCGGTGGCCGAGCGGGTCGCCGCCTACCACGCCGCCGGCGTCGACACCCCGCTGTTGTTGCTGACCGGTGCCGAGGTGGGCGACGACAGCGGTCCGGAGGCCACGATGCGGGCGCTCGCGCCCACAACGTGA
- a CDS encoding acetyl-CoA C-acyltransferase, translating into MAEAYIVDAVRSPMGRYKGGLSEVHPADLSAHVMKGIVERTGIDPGDVDDVIWGCVGQIGAQSFNLGRNSWLSAGFPEEVPAVTIDRQCGSSQQAVHFGAQAVMSGTMDLVLAGGCEIMSLIKLNSQGDIGPDNGMRYPFDGEGWAERFGDEVIHQFRGGNMIAEKWGVTAEAMNALGYRSHMNAAKAWEEGRFDNEVLPYGDVARDEGIRPDTSMEKLATLKPFSEYGPLTAGMSSQLTDGAAAVMVASEAAVEKYGLTPRARVHTMAVTGSDPVLILTGPIPATRKALEKSGMSIDDIDLFECNEAFASVVLAWEQELGVDPDKVNVNGGGMALGHPLGASGARLMTTLVNEMERTGSRYGLQTMCEGGGLANATILELVS; encoded by the coding sequence ATGGCCGAGGCCTACATCGTCGATGCCGTCCGCAGCCCGATGGGCCGCTACAAGGGCGGCCTGTCCGAGGTGCACCCCGCTGACCTGTCCGCACACGTCATGAAGGGCATCGTCGAGCGCACCGGGATCGACCCGGGTGATGTCGACGACGTGATCTGGGGCTGCGTCGGCCAGATCGGCGCCCAGTCGTTCAACCTCGGCCGCAACTCGTGGCTCTCGGCCGGCTTCCCCGAAGAGGTCCCCGCCGTCACGATCGACCGGCAGTGCGGTTCCTCCCAGCAGGCCGTGCACTTCGGCGCACAGGCGGTGATGTCGGGCACGATGGACCTGGTCCTCGCCGGGGGCTGCGAGATCATGAGCCTCATCAAGTTGAACAGCCAGGGCGACATCGGACCCGACAACGGGATGCGGTACCCCTTCGACGGTGAGGGATGGGCCGAACGCTTCGGCGACGAGGTCATCCACCAGTTCCGCGGCGGCAACATGATCGCCGAGAAGTGGGGCGTGACCGCCGAGGCGATGAACGCCCTGGGCTACCGCAGCCACATGAACGCGGCGAAGGCATGGGAGGAGGGGCGCTTCGACAACGAGGTCCTGCCCTACGGCGACGTGGCCCGGGACGAGGGCATCCGACCCGACACCTCCATGGAGAAGCTCGCCACCCTCAAGCCGTTCAGCGAGTACGGCCCGCTGACCGCCGGCATGTCCTCGCAGCTCACCGACGGCGCCGCCGCTGTGATGGTCGCATCCGAGGCCGCCGTGGAGAAGTACGGCCTGACGCCGCGGGCACGGGTCCACACGATGGCCGTCACGGGTTCGGACCCGGTCCTCATCCTGACCGGGCCCATCCCGGCGACACGCAAGGCGCTGGAGAAGTCCGGCATGTCGATCGACGACATCGACCTGTTCGAGTGCAACGAGGCCTTCGCCTCCGTCGTGCTCGCCTGGGAGCAGGAGCTCGGCGTCGACCCCGACAAGGTCAACGTCAACGGCGGCGGAATGGCCCTCGGTCACCCGCTCGGCGCCAGCGGCGCCCGGCTCATGACGACGCTCGTGAACGAGATGGAGCGCACGGGCAGTCGCTACGGCCTCCAGACCATGTGCGAGGGCGGCGGCCTCGCAAACGCGACGATCCTCGAGCTCGTCTCCTGA
- a CDS encoding TetR/AcrR family transcriptional regulator, producing MTETKGAAAGPAPQRRRGEILDAAAEIFFRKGYDATSIQDIASAVGILKGSLYYYIDSKDDLLFEIINEAFQASLDALERVRQVPGDPLDRIHAMVRTHVHVFASTRIKSAVFFREFRSLSAQRQEIIRREGEVYTEFLRTQIRNGQNLGLVDSALDPKLTSIGVIGMLNAMSFWYKSDGDEEPDAIGDEFARLVIGGLVSADYLESVGGRDALFARWHGASVV from the coding sequence ATGACCGAGACCAAGGGCGCAGCGGCCGGTCCGGCGCCCCAGCGTCGTCGGGGCGAGATCCTCGACGCCGCGGCGGAGATCTTCTTCCGCAAGGGATATGACGCGACCTCCATCCAGGACATCGCGAGCGCGGTCGGGATCCTCAAGGGCAGCCTGTACTACTACATCGACTCGAAGGACGACCTCCTCTTCGAGATCATCAACGAGGCGTTCCAGGCCAGCCTCGACGCACTCGAACGGGTCCGTCAGGTGCCCGGCGATCCGCTCGACCGCATCCACGCGATGGTGCGGACCCACGTCCACGTCTTCGCCTCCACCCGGATCAAGTCGGCCGTCTTCTTCCGGGAGTTCCGTTCGCTCAGCGCGCAGCGCCAGGAGATCATCCGTCGTGAGGGCGAGGTCTACACCGAGTTCCTCCGTACCCAGATCCGCAACGGTCAGAACCTCGGTCTCGTCGATTCCGCACTCGATCCGAAGCTCACGTCCATCGGCGTCATCGGGATGCTGAACGCGATGTCGTTCTGGTACAAGTCCGACGGTGACGAGGAACCCGACGCCATCGGCGACGAGTTCGCCCGCCTCGTCATCGGGGGACTGGTCTCGGCCGACTACCTCGAATCGGTCGGCGGACGCGACGCCCTCTTCGCGCGCTGGCACGGTGCGTCTGTCGTCTGA
- a CDS encoding VOC family protein: protein MGIHIDHISLLVHDLDEARADWEEILSVLSPGHLEKVTEGEGADATDGVLMQWCTFQSPDPTGVSIQLWAAGEEGTWVDKVLAKKGEYVHHVAFCATDFDGMIGDIKAKGLPLVLDEHSHPDSQPWLKWNFIPPAKAHGPLLELATRYLAVGDQWLPHPDNAENTEIADDLVSRYGGNGDAH from the coding sequence ATGGGAATCCACATCGACCACATCTCGCTACTCGTCCACGACCTGGACGAGGCACGCGCCGACTGGGAGGAGATCCTCTCGGTGCTCTCCCCCGGACATCTCGAGAAGGTGACCGAGGGCGAAGGCGCCGATGCCACCGACGGCGTCCTCATGCAGTGGTGCACGTTCCAGAGCCCTGACCCCACCGGCGTCTCCATCCAGCTGTGGGCGGCGGGCGAAGAGGGGACCTGGGTGGACAAGGTCCTCGCCAAGAAGGGCGAATACGTCCACCACGTCGCGTTCTGCGCCACCGACTTCGACGGCATGATCGGCGACATCAAGGCCAAGGGCCTCCCGCTCGTGCTCGACGAGCACAGCCACCCCGACTCCCAGCCGTGGCTGAAGTGGAACTTCATCCCGCCGGCCAAGGCCCACGGGCCGTTGCTGGAACTGGCCACCCGCTACCTCGCCGTCGGCGACCAGTGGCTGCCGCACCCCGACAATGCCGAGAACACCGAGATCGCCGACGACCTCGTCAGCCGCTACGGCGGCAACGGCGACGCACACTGA
- the serB gene encoding phosphoserine phosphatase SerB, whose product MPSTETILVQVSGPDRPGISAGLFARLAEADATVGDVEQVVIRGRLSLGVVVDVPGGRDLLKELLLFAWDHDLEIDFDVVDANPTAPREGFVVTALGPRPSPADLLAVTQAITDGGGNIHRIVRLSRYPVFTYEMLVHGGDFDAIREQLVLAAADRDDLDVAIQRGGLSRRANRLVVLDVDSTLIQDEVIDLLADEAGTSEAVTAVTERAMAGDLDFVAALEARVATLEGLDAAALGRAYDRLRLTPGARTFVRTLRRLGFTTAIVSGGFSYFTDRLAESLGIDYAHANELEIVDGRLTGRVLGEIVDRGAKARLLIEIADKIGVGLNQTVAVGDGANDLDMLAAAGLGIAFNAKPVVSRAADTAVSVPYLDAILFLLGVSREEIEAADASDNGGSEQDDPEHRPREAPGDEPGDEVLAEIGDAPAS is encoded by the coding sequence GTGCCTTCGACCGAGACCATCCTCGTGCAGGTGTCGGGACCGGACCGTCCCGGTATCTCCGCCGGGCTGTTCGCCCGTCTCGCCGAAGCGGACGCCACGGTCGGGGACGTCGAACAGGTGGTGATCCGGGGTCGACTGAGCCTCGGCGTGGTCGTCGACGTCCCGGGCGGCCGTGACCTCCTCAAGGAGCTCCTGCTGTTCGCGTGGGACCACGATCTCGAGATCGACTTCGACGTCGTCGACGCCAACCCGACCGCGCCGCGGGAGGGCTTCGTCGTGACCGCATTGGGGCCACGGCCGTCGCCCGCGGACCTGCTCGCGGTGACGCAGGCCATCACCGACGGCGGCGGCAACATCCACCGCATCGTTCGGCTGTCCCGGTACCCGGTCTTCACCTACGAGATGCTCGTCCACGGCGGCGACTTCGACGCCATCCGCGAGCAGCTCGTCCTCGCTGCGGCCGACCGCGACGACCTCGACGTCGCCATCCAACGCGGCGGGCTGAGCCGCAGGGCGAATCGCCTGGTGGTTCTGGACGTGGATTCCACTCTGATCCAGGACGAGGTCATCGACCTGCTCGCCGACGAAGCCGGGACCTCCGAAGCGGTCACGGCGGTGACCGAGCGTGCCATGGCCGGCGACCTCGACTTCGTTGCCGCGCTCGAGGCGCGCGTGGCGACCCTGGAGGGGCTCGACGCTGCCGCCCTCGGGCGCGCCTACGACCGGCTGCGCCTCACCCCGGGGGCCCGCACGTTCGTGCGAACCCTGCGGCGGCTCGGTTTCACCACCGCGATCGTCAGCGGCGGTTTCAGCTACTTCACCGATCGCCTCGCCGAGAGCCTCGGGATCGATTACGCCCACGCCAACGAGCTCGAGATCGTGGACGGCCGCCTCACCGGACGGGTCCTCGGCGAGATCGTGGACCGTGGCGCGAAGGCGCGGCTGCTGATCGAGATCGCCGACAAGATCGGGGTCGGTCTGAACCAGACCGTCGCGGTCGGCGACGGCGCCAACGACCTGGACATGCTCGCCGCCGCCGGGCTCGGCATTGCGTTCAACGCGAAGCCCGTCGTGAGCCGGGCGGCCGACACCGCCGTGTCGGTCCCCTACCTCGACGCGATCCTGTTCCTGCTCGGCGTCAGCCGCGAGGAGATCGAGGCCGCGGATGCCTCCGACAACGGCGGGTCAGAGCAGGACGATCCGGAACACCGCCCACGCGAAGCTCCCGGTGACGAGCCCGGCGACGAGGTCCTTGCGGAGATAGGCGACGCCCCAGCGTCCTGA
- a CDS encoding FAD-dependent oxidoreductase yields the protein MSKYDAVVIGAGAAGLSAGALLAAEGKKVAVLERDPYLGGRALALDDEGFKVNLGGHLIEDSGSGLTKVFEHAGKELIHGEVSKEMPVWDNDAGKWGSIRDRYPDKSELKKVIKALTETSWDELEAWDDRPMREWILQYTDSQGVIDLFEFLAVLECLTDEWYDHSASDNLWVRKMHYEESRMAAYSCWPGQGWDGMWKDLHDAIVEKGGEVRLSTPAKRVVIEDGVVKGVMLPHDANVPNDVDDGEFLEAECVISTLPVWSVLNVVPEWELPEWYTQQIRYLAQDRWRVSWLNLYIATEEPVTMYDPKELSTWVATPHSPTPGYMYDQAAMDPSGIPEGIHLYCMGGVIPGAKGRDKRYVDDMYDRLEQGLFVMYPGLKNHVWKRRQLVFDPAFGVVQKPMLVGKYRPDWKAPNVDGLYFASETFRSRGVGTDRAARAAVTCVEHYLGKRIPTFGDGWRY from the coding sequence ATGAGCAAGTACGACGCGGTGGTCATCGGCGCAGGTGCAGCGGGTCTGTCCGCAGGCGCCCTACTCGCAGCTGAAGGCAAGAAGGTCGCCGTCCTCGAGCGTGACCCGTACCTCGGTGGGCGGGCCCTGGCGCTCGACGACGAGGGATTCAAGGTCAACCTCGGAGGCCACCTCATCGAGGACTCCGGATCGGGTCTCACCAAGGTCTTCGAACACGCCGGCAAGGAACTGATCCATGGCGAGGTCTCCAAGGAGATGCCCGTCTGGGACAACGACGCCGGCAAGTGGGGGTCCATCCGGGACCGCTACCCCGACAAGAGCGAACTGAAGAAGGTCATCAAGGCCCTCACCGAGACGAGCTGGGACGAGCTCGAGGCGTGGGACGACCGTCCGATGCGCGAGTGGATCCTCCAGTACACCGACTCCCAGGGCGTCATCGACCTCTTCGAGTTCCTCGCCGTCCTCGAGTGCCTCACCGACGAGTGGTACGACCACTCGGCCTCCGACAACCTCTGGGTGCGCAAGATGCACTACGAGGAGTCCCGCATGGCCGCCTACTCGTGTTGGCCCGGGCAGGGCTGGGACGGGATGTGGAAGGACCTCCACGACGCGATCGTCGAGAAGGGCGGCGAGGTCCGCCTGTCGACCCCCGCCAAGCGGGTCGTGATCGAGGACGGTGTCGTGAAGGGCGTCATGTTGCCCCACGACGCCAACGTCCCCAACGACGTCGACGACGGCGAGTTCCTCGAGGCCGAGTGCGTCATCTCGACACTGCCGGTCTGGTCGGTGCTCAACGTGGTGCCCGAGTGGGAACTACCCGAGTGGTACACCCAGCAGATCCGCTACCTGGCCCAGGACCGTTGGCGGGTGTCGTGGCTCAACCTGTACATCGCCACCGAGGAACCGGTCACGATGTACGACCCCAAGGAGCTCTCCACCTGGGTGGCCACTCCGCACAGCCCGACTCCCGGCTACATGTACGACCAGGCCGCGATGGACCCCTCCGGCATCCCCGAGGGCATCCACCTCTACTGCATGGGTGGGGTCATCCCCGGGGCGAAGGGCCGCGACAAGCGCTACGTCGACGACATGTACGACCGACTCGAGCAGGGTCTCTTCGTCATGTACCCGGGACTCAAGAACCACGTGTGGAAGCGCCGCCAGCTCGTGTTCGATCCCGCATTCGGGGTCGTGCAGAAGCCGATGCTCGTCGGCAAGTACCGCCCGGACTGGAAGGCGCCCAACGTGGACGGCCTCTACTTCGCGAGCGAGACGTTCCGCAGTCGCGGCGTCGGTACCGACCGGGCGGCCCGAGCGGCTGTCACCTGCGTCGAGCACTACCTCGGCAAGCGCATCCCGACCTTCGGCGACGGCTGGCGGTACTGA